A window from Trinickia violacea encodes these proteins:
- a CDS encoding DUF6232 family protein, with translation MENAFNERGVTITRNGLSAAGQVFALREIRSTRILTIQKNKAFPFTLSLIGLAGAVAGGMFRSGAGLTLGVMMIVVGVLAWFTQDITHRLIVDTPNGEREALSSPDLEFVKHVDLVLRQAIENLAARA, from the coding sequence ATGGAAAACGCTTTTAACGAGCGCGGCGTCACGATCACCCGCAACGGCCTCAGCGCAGCCGGACAAGTCTTCGCGCTGCGCGAGATTCGCAGCACTCGGATCTTGACGATCCAGAAGAACAAGGCGTTCCCGTTCACGCTATCCCTCATCGGCCTCGCCGGCGCGGTGGCCGGCGGCATGTTCCGCTCGGGCGCGGGACTGACGCTCGGCGTCATGATGATCGTCGTCGGCGTGCTCGCGTGGTTCACGCAGGACATCACCCACCGCTTGATCGTCGACACGCCGAACGGCGAACGCGAGGCCCTCTCCAGCCCGGACCTCGAGTTCGTGAAGCACGTAGACCTGGTTCTGCGGCAGGCGATCGAAAATCTGGCGGCGCGTGCTTGA
- a CDS encoding NIPSNAP family protein, giving the protein MITCYLRYVVDPAKLKEFEHYGRMWIPLVERFGGQHHGYFMPSEGANNIALALFSFPSLAAYEQYRQKSMDDPDCQAAFKYAQETQCIISYERSFFRPVFE; this is encoded by the coding sequence GTGATCACCTGCTATCTGCGCTATGTCGTCGATCCCGCCAAGCTGAAGGAATTCGAGCACTACGGACGCATGTGGATTCCGCTCGTCGAGCGCTTTGGCGGTCAGCATCACGGGTATTTCATGCCGTCCGAGGGCGCGAACAATATCGCGCTGGCTCTGTTCTCGTTTCCGTCGCTTGCCGCGTATGAGCAGTATCGTCAGAAGTCGATGGACGATCCGGATTGCCAAGCCGCGTTCAAGTACGCGCAAGAGACGCAATGCATCATCAGCTACGAGCGCAGTTTCTTTCGGCCGGTATTCGAATAG
- a CDS encoding succinylglutamate desuccinylase/aspartoacylase family protein, with protein MQTHTHPLIAPALGTERHLTSFHYGPSGGQKIYIQSSLHADELPGMLVAWALRKRLAALEAAGKLRGEIVVVPVPNPIGLNQHLLGQMLGRFETGTASNFNRNFHDLAALVMPRIEGRLTDDAQQNLIAVRQAMREALNEQTPNTELESQRLALQRLSYDADVVLDLHCDFEAAMHLYTNPDLWPEVEPLARYLDSKASLLALNSIGNPFDEIHSFCWSELRARFGDRYPIPNGSISVTIELRGQGDVTYAFAERDAHAIVEYLTHRGVIDGTPAPLPQLEFAATPLAGTEPLLAPISGVLVFRAPVGVWVEPGQEIADIVDPLTDRVVTISSSISGVLYARHRARFATAGLEIARIAGATPYRTGSLLSN; from the coding sequence ATGCAAACACACACCCATCCGTTGATCGCCCCCGCGCTCGGCACCGAGCGTCATCTGACGAGCTTCCACTACGGCCCCTCCGGCGGGCAAAAGATCTACATCCAGTCCTCGCTGCACGCGGACGAACTGCCGGGCATGCTGGTAGCGTGGGCGCTGCGCAAGCGGCTCGCCGCGCTCGAAGCCGCGGGCAAGCTGCGCGGCGAAATCGTCGTCGTGCCGGTGCCGAATCCGATCGGCCTCAATCAGCATTTGCTCGGCCAGATGCTCGGCCGCTTCGAAACGGGCACCGCGAGCAATTTCAACCGCAACTTCCACGATCTCGCCGCGCTCGTCATGCCGCGCATCGAAGGCCGCCTGACCGACGACGCGCAGCAAAACCTCATCGCCGTGCGCCAGGCGATGCGCGAAGCGCTTAACGAGCAGACGCCGAACACCGAGCTCGAATCGCAGCGCCTCGCGCTGCAGCGCCTGTCCTACGATGCCGACGTCGTGCTCGATCTGCATTGCGACTTCGAAGCTGCGATGCACCTCTACACGAACCCCGATTTGTGGCCCGAAGTCGAGCCGCTCGCGCGCTACCTCGATTCGAAGGCGTCGCTGCTCGCGCTCAATTCGATCGGCAATCCGTTCGACGAGATTCACAGCTTCTGCTGGTCCGAGCTGCGCGCGCGCTTTGGCGACCGCTATCCGATTCCGAACGGCTCGATCTCGGTGACGATCGAGCTGCGCGGCCAGGGCGACGTCACGTATGCGTTCGCCGAGCGCGACGCGCACGCGATCGTCGAATACCTGACGCATCGCGGCGTGATCGACGGCACGCCCGCCCCGCTGCCCCAGCTCGAATTCGCGGCCACGCCGCTCGCCGGCACCGAGCCGCTGCTCGCGCCGATTTCGGGCGTGCTCGTGTTCCGCGCGCCGGTGGGCGTGTGGGTCGAGCCGGGCCAGGAGATCGCCGATATCGTCGATCCGCTGACCGACCGCGTCGTCACGATCTCGAGCAGCATTTCCGGCGTGCTGTACGCGCGGCACCGCGCGCGCTTTGCGACCGCCGGGCTCGAAATTGCGCGCATCGCGGGCGCGACGCCGTACCGGACGGGCTCGCTGCTGTCGAATTAA
- a CDS encoding glutathione S-transferase family protein, with protein sequence MLKILGKASSINVRKVLWACAELNIPFEREDWGTGFRETDTPEFLSLNPNGLVPVIKDGDFVLWESNSIIRYLVSRYGGEALYPTEPTKRARVDQWMDWQATDLNRSWSYAFLALVRKSPAHQAQDEIATSLASWTRHMRVLDRRLDATGAFVAGEPFTLADIPIGLSVNRWFSTPFEHPHLPAVSEYFDRLADRPGFATYCKNGTP encoded by the coding sequence ATGCTAAAAATTCTCGGAAAAGCGTCTTCTATCAACGTCCGCAAAGTGCTCTGGGCGTGCGCCGAGTTGAACATTCCCTTCGAGCGCGAGGACTGGGGGACGGGCTTCAGGGAAACCGACACCCCCGAGTTTCTATCGTTGAATCCCAATGGACTTGTGCCCGTCATCAAGGACGGTGACTTCGTGCTTTGGGAGTCGAACTCCATCATTCGCTATCTGGTTTCTCGCTACGGTGGTGAAGCGCTTTATCCAACCGAGCCAACTAAGCGGGCACGGGTCGATCAGTGGATGGACTGGCAGGCAACGGACCTGAATCGGTCTTGGAGCTACGCATTTCTCGCATTGGTCAGAAAATCGCCCGCGCATCAGGCGCAAGACGAAATCGCAACGTCGCTCGCAAGCTGGACCCGACACATGCGCGTACTGGATCGTCGACTTGATGCCACAGGCGCGTTCGTTGCCGGGGAGCCGTTCACACTCGCCGACATTCCTATCGGGTTGTCCGTGAATCGCTGGTTCAGCACGCCTTTTGAGCATCCCCATCTTCCTGCGGTGTCCGAGTATTTCGACCGCCTTGCCGATCGCCCCGGCTTCGCAACGTATTGCAAGAACGGAACGCCGTAA
- a CDS encoding porin: MKKKIIAAATITTIAGTAHAQSSVTLYGLIDAGISYVNNSTQTSTKSGSKLYKYDDGVAQGSRWGLRGTEDLGGGLKALFVLENGFNSGNGTLGQGSSEFGRQAYVGISKDSIGSFTLGRQYSFSTDYLGGNYSNGGNTVAGNYGYHINDVDQLTSSRISNSVKFTSANFAGLTFGAMYGFSNQAGAFSGAAGSSSRAYSFGANYATGAFSVGTAYTDIRFPAAATPAAFSTNLANITLGSTANPIRDLHTVGLGGRYILGPATLWALWTNTHIEPISGAQTTFNAYEAGGKYAFTPALTAGLGYTYMKVSDAFSGHWNQIDASVDYALSKRTDVYLLTVYQKASGNLTGTTTPIQAQIGDSASSYFGTSGTNSTNQVAVRVGIRHKF, translated from the coding sequence GTGAAAAAGAAAATCATCGCCGCCGCTACCATTACAACGATCGCGGGGACCGCACATGCACAAAGCAGCGTCACGCTGTACGGCTTGATCGATGCGGGTATCAGCTACGTGAACAACAGCACGCAGACCAGCACCAAGAGCGGCAGCAAGCTCTACAAGTACGACGACGGCGTCGCACAAGGCAGCCGCTGGGGCCTGCGCGGCACGGAAGACCTGGGCGGCGGCCTGAAGGCACTCTTCGTGCTCGAAAACGGCTTCAACAGCGGCAACGGCACGCTGGGCCAAGGCAGCTCGGAATTCGGCCGCCAGGCGTACGTCGGCATCTCGAAGGACAGCATCGGCTCGTTCACGCTCGGCCGTCAGTACTCGTTCTCGACCGACTATCTCGGCGGCAACTACTCGAACGGCGGCAACACCGTTGCGGGCAACTACGGCTATCACATCAACGACGTCGACCAGCTCACGTCGAGCCGCATCAGCAACTCGGTCAAGTTCACGAGCGCCAACTTCGCGGGCCTGACGTTCGGCGCGATGTACGGCTTCTCGAATCAGGCCGGCGCGTTCTCCGGTGCGGCCGGCAGCTCGTCGCGCGCGTATAGCTTCGGCGCGAACTACGCGACGGGTGCGTTCTCCGTCGGCACGGCCTATACCGACATTCGCTTCCCCGCAGCCGCGACGCCCGCGGCGTTCTCGACGAACCTCGCCAACATCACGCTCGGCTCGACGGCCAATCCGATTCGCGACCTGCACACGGTCGGCCTCGGCGGCCGCTACATCCTCGGCCCGGCAACGCTGTGGGCCCTGTGGACGAACACGCACATCGAGCCGATCTCGGGTGCGCAGACGACGTTCAACGCCTATGAAGCAGGCGGCAAGTACGCGTTCACGCCGGCTCTGACGGCCGGCCTCGGCTACACGTACATGAAGGTGTCGGACGCGTTCTCCGGCCACTGGAACCAGATCGACGCGAGCGTCGACTACGCGCTCAGCAAGCGCACCGATGTGTACCTGCTGACCGTCTATCAGAAGGCGTCGGGCAACCTCACCGGCACGACGACGCCGATTCAGGCGCAGATCGGCGATTCGGCTTCGTCGTACTTCGGTACGTCGGGCACGAACTCGACCAATCAAGTCGCTGTGCGCGTCGGTATCCGTCACAAGTTCTAA
- a CDS encoding DUF2866 domain-containing protein, protein MIEDAVFKHLRTMLKSEHKLPVQSCRVSMPVQRPWSRPYRLVEWTTHGDVPSYRCVVPAESTDADIARVVASHVPGRLYTSEPI, encoded by the coding sequence ATGATCGAAGACGCGGTATTCAAGCATCTGCGTACGATGCTCAAGAGCGAGCACAAGCTGCCGGTTCAGAGCTGCCGAGTGTCGATGCCCGTGCAACGTCCGTGGAGCCGGCCGTATCGCCTCGTCGAATGGACCACGCATGGCGACGTCCCGTCGTACCGGTGCGTCGTGCCGGCGGAAAGCACCGATGCGGACATCGCCCGCGTCGTGGCGAGCCACGTGCCGGGACGCCTCTACACCAGCGAGCCGATTTAA
- a CDS encoding glycogen/starch/alpha-glucan phosphorylase: MTAVDLEFDQLNSTVDALRRSISNRLMYGVGKDAATARPQDWLNAAALAVRDRLVARWMKTTRHQYEQDVKRVYYLSMEFLIGRTFTNALLALGIYDQMKEALAGLGVDMEAAAELEPDAALGNGGLGRLAACFLDSMATLAIPGFGYGIRYEYGMFRQKIIAGEQVETPDYWLRAGNPWEFPRPEVQYMVHFGGRTIERDGHVQWIETEHVNAMAYDTVIPGFATSATNTLRLWSARATEELDLSAFNQGDYRRAVEAKETSENVSRLLYPDDSTPAGRELRLRQEYFFVSATMQDLIRRYQRTHSTFGRFAEKVAIHLNDTHPVFAIPELMRLLVDIHHVPWDRAWKLVQQVFSYTNHTLMPEALETWDVEMLARLLPRHLEIIFDINAEFLKDASAHFGHDVDVIRRISLVDEYGQRRVRMAHLAIVASQKVNGVSKLHSQLMAREFFKDFAHMFPARFTNVTNGITPRRWLAQASPPLSALIDQHIGTHWRRDLFELSKLRALKSDAAFSSEFRAAKRRNKIRLAHRLMHDTGIMVHPDALFDLQVKRIHEYKRQLLNVLHVIVRYNRIRAEPERDWVPRVVIFAGKAASAYKMAKTVIKLINDVGEKVNNDPLIGDQLKVVFVPNYGVSVAELVIPAADLSEQISMAGTEASGTGNMKLALNGALTVGTMDGANIEICDAVGRDHIFIFGHTAEQVDDLRATGYRPRQIYEENAELRLALDQIRTGYFSPDDPRRFSDIFHTLVDWGDHYMVLADFAAFAEAQDAVDARFREPRQWTESAIENVAGMGQFSSDRTIAEYAHDIWHVKPVDVS; encoded by the coding sequence ATGACAGCCGTCGACCTGGAATTCGACCAGCTCAACAGTACCGTCGATGCGCTGCGGCGCTCCATCTCCAACCGCCTGATGTACGGCGTCGGCAAAGACGCTGCCACCGCCCGCCCCCAAGACTGGCTCAATGCCGCGGCGCTCGCCGTGCGCGACCGGCTCGTCGCGCGCTGGATGAAGACCACGCGCCACCAGTATGAGCAGGACGTCAAGCGCGTCTACTACCTGTCGATGGAGTTCCTGATCGGCCGGACGTTTACCAACGCGTTGCTCGCGCTCGGCATCTACGATCAGATGAAGGAAGCGCTCGCGGGACTCGGTGTCGACATGGAAGCCGCTGCCGAACTCGAACCCGACGCCGCGCTCGGCAACGGCGGCTTGGGCAGGCTCGCTGCGTGCTTTCTCGACTCGATGGCGACGCTCGCGATTCCCGGCTTCGGCTATGGCATCCGCTACGAATACGGCATGTTCCGGCAGAAGATCATCGCCGGGGAGCAGGTCGAGACGCCCGATTACTGGCTGCGCGCGGGCAACCCTTGGGAGTTTCCGCGTCCCGAAGTGCAGTACATGGTTCACTTCGGAGGACGAACGATCGAACGCGACGGCCACGTCCAATGGATCGAGACCGAGCACGTCAACGCGATGGCCTACGATACGGTGATCCCCGGCTTCGCCACGAGCGCGACGAACACGTTGCGGCTGTGGTCCGCGCGCGCGACGGAGGAGCTCGATCTGTCGGCGTTCAATCAGGGCGATTACCGTCGCGCCGTCGAAGCGAAGGAGACCTCCGAGAACGTTTCGCGCTTGCTTTACCCTGACGATTCAACCCCCGCGGGACGCGAGCTGCGCTTGCGCCAGGAGTACTTCTTCGTGTCGGCGACGATGCAGGATCTGATTCGCCGCTACCAGCGCACGCACAGCACGTTCGGGCGCTTCGCCGAGAAGGTGGCGATCCACCTGAACGACACCCACCCCGTGTTCGCGATTCCCGAGCTGATGCGGCTCCTGGTCGATATCCACCATGTGCCGTGGGATCGCGCGTGGAAGCTCGTGCAGCAGGTGTTCTCGTACACGAATCACACGCTGATGCCCGAGGCGCTCGAAACGTGGGACGTCGAAATGCTGGCGCGCCTGCTGCCGCGCCACCTCGAAATCATCTTCGACATCAACGCCGAATTCCTGAAGGACGCGAGCGCGCACTTCGGTCACGATGTCGACGTGATCCGCCGCATTTCGCTCGTCGATGAGTACGGCCAGCGGCGCGTGCGCATGGCGCATCTGGCGATCGTCGCGAGTCAGAAGGTGAATGGCGTCTCGAAGCTGCACTCGCAACTGATGGCGCGCGAGTTCTTCAAGGATTTCGCGCATATGTTCCCCGCGCGCTTCACCAACGTGACGAACGGCATCACGCCGCGGCGCTGGCTCGCGCAGGCGAGCCCGCCGCTGTCGGCGCTGATCGACCAGCATATCGGCACGCATTGGCGCCGCGACTTGTTCGAGTTGAGCAAGCTGCGCGCGCTCAAGAGCGACGCGGCGTTTTCATCCGAATTCCGCGCTGCGAAGCGCCGCAACAAGATCCGTCTCGCGCATCGGCTGATGCACGACACCGGCATCATGGTGCATCCCGATGCGCTGTTCGATCTGCAGGTCAAGCGTATCCACGAGTACAAGCGGCAACTGCTCAACGTGCTGCACGTGATCGTGCGCTACAACCGCATCCGCGCCGAGCCCGAGCGCGATTGGGTGCCGCGCGTCGTGATCTTCGCGGGCAAGGCCGCGTCGGCGTACAAGATGGCGAAGACCGTCATCAAGCTGATCAACGACGTGGGCGAGAAGGTCAACAACGATCCGCTCATCGGCGACCAGCTCAAGGTCGTGTTCGTGCCGAACTACGGCGTGAGCGTGGCCGAGCTCGTGATTCCGGCGGCCGATCTGTCGGAGCAGATTTCGATGGCGGGCACGGAGGCGTCGGGTACCGGCAACATGAAGCTCGCGCTGAACGGCGCGCTGACGGTCGGCACCATGGATGGCGCGAACATCGAGATCTGCGACGCGGTGGGGCGCGACCATATCTTCATCTTCGGCCACACGGCGGAACAGGTCGACGACTTGCGCGCAACCGGCTATCGGCCGCGGCAGATCTACGAGGAGAATGCGGAGCTGCGCCTCGCACTCGACCAGATCCGCACCGGCTACTTCTCGCCGGACGATCCGCGTCGCTTCTCGGACATCTTCCATACGCTCGTCGATTGGGGCGACCACTACATGGTGCTCGCCGATTTCGCTGCGTTTGCGGAGGCGCAGGACGCGGTCGATGCGCGTTTCCGCGAGCCGCGCCAATGGACCGAGAGCGCGATCGAAAACGTCGCGGGCATGGGGCAGTTTTCGTCGGACCGCACGATTGCGGAGTATGCCCACGACATCTGGCACGTGAAGCCGGTCGATGTCAGCTAG
- a CDS encoding ABC transporter substrate-binding protein, with protein MKKLLAALTISLLAVSAAGVAQAKDWTTIRFGVDASYPPFESKGSDGKLVGFDIDLGNEICKRVNAKCVWVENDFDGMIPALKAKKFDGVLSSMSMTPQREEQIAFSSKLFNTPTRLVAKKGSGIMPTAESLKGKSVGVEQGTIQETYAKAHWESAGVKVVPYQNQDQVYADLLSGRLDGALQDAVQADIGFLKTPRGAGFAFAGGDLDDPKTLGNGAGIGLRKEDTDLKAKIDKAIADMIKDGTYKKIEKKYFDFDVYGG; from the coding sequence ATGAAAAAGCTGTTAGCCGCCTTGACCATCTCGCTGCTCGCCGTTTCCGCCGCAGGCGTCGCTCAAGCCAAGGACTGGACCACGATCCGTTTCGGCGTCGATGCGAGCTACCCCCCGTTCGAATCGAAGGGCTCCGACGGCAAGCTGGTCGGCTTCGATATCGACCTCGGCAATGAAATCTGCAAGCGCGTGAACGCGAAGTGCGTCTGGGTCGAAAACGACTTCGACGGCATGATCCCGGCATTGAAGGCGAAGAAGTTCGACGGCGTGCTGTCGTCGATGTCGATGACGCCGCAACGCGAAGAGCAGATCGCGTTCTCGTCGAAGCTCTTCAACACGCCGACGCGTCTCGTCGCGAAGAAGGGTTCGGGCATCATGCCGACGGCGGAATCGCTGAAGGGCAAGTCGGTCGGCGTCGAGCAAGGCACGATCCAGGAAACGTACGCGAAGGCCCACTGGGAGTCGGCGGGCGTGAAGGTCGTCCCGTACCAGAACCAGGACCAGGTTTATGCCGACTTGCTGTCGGGTCGTCTTGACGGCGCGCTGCAAGACGCCGTGCAAGCCGACATCGGCTTCCTGAAGACCCCGCGCGGCGCGGGCTTCGCCTTCGCCGGCGGCGACCTGGACGATCCGAAGACGCTCGGCAACGGCGCCGGCATCGGTCTGCGCAAGGAAGACACCGACCTGAAGGCGAAGATCGACAAGGCCATCGCCGACATGATCAAGGACGGCACGTACAAGAAGATCGAAAAGAAGTACTTCGACTTCGACGTGTACGGCGGCTAA